One window from the genome of Lentibacillus daqui encodes:
- a CDS encoding GapA-binding peptide SR1P, whose protein sequence is MGTVICQDCQKTIEHFDDEKVTTLYGTCPNCNNKNK, encoded by the coding sequence ATGGGTACGGTCATATGCCAGGATTGTCAAAAAACAATTGAACATTTTGATGATGAGAAGGTAACAACGCTTTATGGAACATGTCCTAATTGTAACAATAAGAATAAATAA